In Nicotiana tabacum cultivar K326 chromosome 17, ASM71507v2, whole genome shotgun sequence, one DNA window encodes the following:
- the LOC107811361 gene encoding protein STRUBBELIG-RECEPTOR FAMILY 8, translated as MAEMKRNRCKQDTLFPPLLVVVVIVAAFFSSSLLVVEANTDPNDLQALQVLYSSLNSPSQLTNWKSNGGDPCNESWKGISCQGTSVVSIQIPDLGLNGTLGYMLNGLTSLKNLDMSGNNIHDSIPYQLPPNLTSLNLAKNNISGNVPYSIAGMVTLNYLNLSRNSLSQTIGDVFTNHSDLATLDLSSNNFSGDLPPSFSLLTNLSTLHLQNNQLSGTLNILVGLPLTNLNVAKNHFNGWIPNELLSIPNFVYDGNSFANGPAPPPPPYTPPPPGRSRNNRNRSPPRSRTRPGSNPENGDKKKGLTTGAIIGIVLGSSLAVLFALVALVFCFRRGKGKEIAARPSSGSLPVNTEKVNMEVLEQRAKPAAAVADLKPPPTEKVTVERIQGKNGSVRRVKSPITATSYTVAALQTSTNSFSQENLIGEGSLGRVYRAEFPNGKIMAIKKIDSAALSLQEEDNFLEAVSNMSRLRHQNIVALIGYCAEHGQRLLVYDYVANGSLHDMLHFADERSTLLTWNARVRVALGTARALEYLHEVCLPSVVHRNFKSANILLDEELNPHLSDCGLAALNPNTERPVSSTQMVGSFGYSAPEFALSGIYTVKSDVYSFGVVMLELLTGRKPLDSSRMRSEQSLVRWATPQLHDIDALSKMVDPALNGMYPAKSLSRFADIIALCVQPEPEFRPPMSEVVQALVRLMQRASVVKRRSSDESAFTYKTPDHETVDMP; from the exons ATGGCAGAAATGAAGAGAAATAGGTGTAAGCAGGACACCCTTTTCCCCCCTTTGCTAGTAGTGGTGGTGATCGTGGCAGCATTTTTTAGCTCATCTCTTCTTGTTGTTGAAGCAAACACTGATCCTAATGATT TGCAAGCTCTTCAGGTCTTGTATAGTTCGTTGAATAGTCCTTCACAACTCACTAATTGGAAGTCTAATGGTGGTGATCCCTGTAACGAGTCTTGGAAAGGAATCAGCTGTCAGGGAACTTCCGTTGTTTCAAT TCAAATTCCTGATTTGGGACTCAATGGAACGTTGGGATACATGCTCAATGGTCTTACCTCGTTAAAGAACTT GGATATGAGCGGCAACAACATTCATGATTCTATTCCATATCAGCTTCCACCCAATCTCACCAGCCT GAATCTTGCAAAGAACAATATAAGTGGCAACGTTCCTTATTCTATTGCTGGCATGGTTACACTTAATTATCT GAATCTTAGCCGTAATTCACTCTCTCAAACAATTGGAGATGTGTTCACCAACCACTCCGACCTGGCAACCTT GGATTTGTCTTCGAATAACTTTTCTGGAGATCTCCCTCCTTCATTCAGTTTGTTGACAAATCTTTCCACACT CCATCTGCAAAACAATCAGCTCAGTGGTACTCTCAATATCCTGGTTGGTTTACCTTTGACTAATTT AAATGTTGCAAAGAATCATTTTAATGGATGGATCCCAAATGAACTCCTATCTATCCCTAACTTCGT ATACGATGGAAATTCTTTTGCAAATGGTCCAGCTCCTCCTCCACCACCATACACTCCACCTCCTCCTGGCAGATCTCGCAACAACCGTAACCGCTCTCCTCCTCGTTCACGTACAAGACCAGGTTCTAATCCAGAAAATGGCGATAAAAAGAAGGGATTGACGACTGGAGCTATCATTGGCATAGTTCTTGGATCTTCTCTAGCAGTTCTTTTTGCTCTGGTAGCACTTGTATTTTGCTTCCGGAGGGGTAAGGGCAAGGAAATTGCTGCTAGACCCTCTTCAGGAAGTCTTCCAGTTAACACAGAAAAAG TGAATATGGAGGTCCTAGAGCAAAGGGCAAAGCCTGCGGCTGCTGTAGCTGACTTGAAGCCCCCACCTACAGAGAAGGTGACAGTTGAAAGGATACAAGGGAAGAATGGATCTGTAAGGAGAGTGAAGTCCCCGATAACTGCAACTTCTTATACTGTTGCTGCTCTGCAAACATCAACAAACAGCTTCAGTCAAGAAAATCTCATCGGTGAAGGATCTCTCGGACGTGTTTATAGGGCAGAGTTTCCTAACGGGAAG ATAATGGCCATCAAAAAGATCGATAGTGCAGCATTGTCGCTGCAGGAGGAAGATAACTTTCTTGAAGCTGTCTCAAATATGTCAAGGCTGAGACACCAAAACATTGTTGCATTGATAGGATACTGTGCCGAGCATGGGCAGCGTCTTCTGGTTTATGACTATGTCGCAAATGGTAGCTTGCATGATATGCTGCACTTTGCTGATGAGAGGAGCACATTGCTTACTTGGAATGCCCGGGTTAGAGTAGCACTTGGCACTGCTCGAGCTTTAGA GTACTTGCATGAAGTTTGTCTACCTTCTGTTGTACATAGAAATTTCAAATCCGCAAATATTTTACTAGACGAAGAGCTCAATCCTCATTTATCAGATTGTGGGTTAGCAGCTCTGAATCCAAACACAGAACGCCCG GTTTCATCCACACAGATGGTTGGTTCATTTGGTTATAGCGCTCCGGAATTTGCTTTATCTGGAATATATACTGTAAAAAGTGATGTATACAGTTTCGGTGTGGTAATGTTGGAGTTGCTGACAGGAAGGAAGCCACTTGATAG TTCAAGAATGAGATCGGAACAGTCACTTGTGAGATGGGCTACGCCTCAACTCCATGATATAGATGCCTTATCAAAAATGGTTGATCCTGCACTAAATGGCATGTATCCTGCAAAGTCTTTGTCCCGATTTGCTGATATTATTGCACTTTGTGTTCAG CCTGAACCTGAGTTTCGACCCCCAATGTCTGAAGTTGTGCAAGCACTGGTCCGATTAATGCAAAGGGCGAGTGTGGTCAAAAGGCGATCCAGTGATGAATCAGCTTTCACATACAAGACTCCAGATCATGAAACGGTTGACATGCCATAA